From the genome of Streptomyces sp. NBC_00659, one region includes:
- the eccCa gene encoding type VII secretion protein EccCa, producing the protein MSVELFRRPARRHGPDVPQGELALQEPPTLPETQADSSAVWTFLPMGMMSASMLVMFLRPGENSVLSYIAMGMMMLSMVAMLVGQMMRGRGERKRRTKGERRDYLRYLAQVRKKVRRAVTEQRQALVWRHPDPAVLWSMVRTTRLWERRPADDDFAEVRIAVGDQRLGVRLSPVSTKPVEDLEPLSAHALRRFIRAYSTVPDQPVSVYLRAWSKVLTRGDEHRIRSAARALVAQLAAFHAPEDLWVALCVSDERRADWEWLKWLPHSQHRHDRDGAGPARLVAPSVTELENLLGAEFQERPAFDPDAVPGREEPFTVIVVDGGRIPAGHRLDGQGFRNSVTVDLSGALTWRPGRTTLRLDFTDPELRLVRTDRSRQEQTTPLGRPDRMGPAAARTLAALLAPYRLSLATDSTEPLASDIQLTSLLGIPDLHRHDPAGYWAARTGAAGRLRVPIAVGADGAPVELDIKESAQGGMGPHGMLIGATGSGKSELLRTLVLGLALTHSSQTLNFVLVDFKGGATFLGLEELPHTSAVITNLADEVALVSRMQDALHGELIRRQELLRAAGNYTSALEYENARASGTALEPLPSLFVVVDEFSELLAAHSEFMELFVMIGRLGRSLGVHLLLASQRLDEGRMHQLESHLSYRIGLRTFSAMESRGVLGVPDAYQLPSQPGAGYLKSGVEALTRFRAAYVSGTYRRRRGALARAQVAGQVTPWSVGWIAPRQLPESVVRAEAEEAAAEEANARSLLATAVDRLRDSGPAARQVWLPPLGLPPTLDRLLPPTAPDAERGLTVPAGGSGAAAVARGALRVPIGIVDRPFEQRRDPLVVDLSGAGGHVAIAGGPQSGKSTLVRTLITALALTHTPREVQFYCLDFGGGSLTGLAGLPHVGGVAAHVDGERIGRTVAAVASLLAERERFFLEHGIDSMATYRKRRAAGEFPDEPYGDVFLVVDGWGTLRQDFLDHVTTLSQFALRGLNYGVHLVVTTTRWVELAAQVRDQVGTRLELKMGDPMESVIDIRRARSVPRVPGRGLTPETKLHFLAALPRLDGVQHQEDLAEGVAQVVASVAEHWAGPPAPPVRMLPVRLPAAGLPPAEGDLRVALGMEEDKLAPAWHDFSEHPHLVVVGDAETGKTNLLRLVAKGITERYTPAEARVLVVDYRRELVEAVPEEYRLGHAVSVDQLRELADGAARALRSRMPGPDIAPSRMRLRDWWQGPTLFVLVDDYDLINAPLGRSPFEPLLDFLALGYEVGFHLVVTRSAAGAGRGLGDPVLRRMLEINTPGLLMSCPPSEGYLFGSVKPRVLVPGRALRITRRKTFQVQTALLDED; encoded by the coding sequence TTGTCCGTCGAACTCTTCCGCAGGCCGGCCCGCCGTCACGGTCCCGACGTGCCCCAGGGCGAACTGGCGCTCCAGGAGCCGCCGACCCTGCCGGAGACGCAGGCGGATTCGTCCGCCGTCTGGACCTTCCTGCCCATGGGCATGATGTCCGCGTCGATGCTGGTGATGTTCCTGCGACCGGGCGAGAACTCCGTCCTCAGCTATATCGCCATGGGCATGATGATGCTGTCCATGGTGGCCATGCTGGTCGGCCAGATGATGCGCGGCCGGGGCGAGCGCAAGCGTCGTACGAAGGGCGAACGGCGGGACTATCTGCGGTACTTGGCGCAGGTGCGCAAGAAGGTCCGGCGTGCGGTGACCGAGCAGCGCCAGGCCCTGGTCTGGCGCCATCCCGACCCCGCCGTGCTCTGGTCGATGGTGCGCACCACCCGGCTGTGGGAACGCCGCCCCGCCGACGACGACTTCGCCGAGGTGCGGATCGCCGTGGGCGACCAGCGGCTCGGGGTGCGGCTCAGCCCGGTCTCCACGAAGCCCGTGGAGGACCTGGAGCCGCTGAGCGCGCACGCCCTGCGCCGGTTCATCCGCGCCTACTCGACCGTCCCCGACCAGCCCGTCTCGGTCTATCTGCGGGCCTGGTCGAAGGTGCTGACCCGGGGCGACGAGCACCGGATCCGGTCGGCCGCCCGCGCCCTGGTGGCCCAACTCGCCGCGTTCCACGCCCCGGAGGACCTGTGGGTGGCCCTGTGCGTGTCCGACGAGCGGCGGGCCGACTGGGAGTGGCTGAAGTGGCTGCCGCACTCCCAGCACCGGCACGACCGTGACGGCGCCGGACCGGCCCGCCTCGTCGCCCCGTCGGTCACCGAACTGGAGAACCTGCTCGGCGCCGAGTTCCAGGAGCGGCCCGCCTTCGACCCGGACGCGGTGCCGGGGCGCGAGGAACCGTTCACCGTGATCGTCGTGGACGGCGGCCGGATCCCGGCCGGGCACCGGCTGGACGGACAGGGCTTCCGCAACAGCGTCACCGTCGACCTGTCCGGCGCGCTGACCTGGCGGCCCGGCCGTACGACGCTGCGCCTGGACTTCACCGACCCCGAACTGCGCCTGGTGCGGACCGACCGCAGCCGCCAGGAGCAGACCACCCCCCTCGGCCGTCCCGACCGGATGGGCCCGGCGGCGGCCCGGACGCTGGCCGCGCTGCTCGCCCCGTACCGGCTGAGTCTGGCCACCGACAGCACGGAACCGCTCGCCTCCGACATCCAGCTGACCTCACTGCTCGGCATTCCCGACCTGCACCGGCACGATCCGGCGGGCTACTGGGCCGCCCGCACCGGGGCCGCCGGGCGGCTGCGGGTGCCGATCGCGGTCGGCGCGGACGGGGCGCCCGTCGAACTCGACATCAAGGAGTCGGCGCAGGGCGGCATGGGCCCGCACGGCATGCTCATCGGCGCCACCGGCTCCGGCAAGAGCGAACTGCTGCGCACCCTCGTCCTCGGTCTGGCGCTGACCCACTCCTCGCAGACCCTGAACTTCGTACTCGTCGACTTCAAGGGCGGCGCGACCTTCCTGGGCCTGGAGGAACTCCCGCACACCTCCGCGGTGATCACCAACCTGGCGGACGAGGTCGCGCTCGTCTCCCGTATGCAGGACGCCCTGCACGGTGAACTGATCCGCCGTCAGGAACTGCTGCGGGCCGCGGGCAACTACACCTCGGCCCTGGAGTACGAGAACGCGCGCGCCTCGGGCACGGCGCTGGAGCCGCTGCCCAGCCTGTTCGTCGTCGTGGACGAGTTCAGCGAACTGCTGGCGGCGCACAGCGAGTTCATGGAGCTGTTCGTCATGATCGGCCGTCTCGGGCGGTCCCTGGGGGTCCATCTGCTGCTGGCCTCCCAGCGCCTGGACGAGGGCCGGATGCACCAGCTGGAGAGCCATCTCTCCTACCGCATCGGTCTGCGGACGTTCTCCGCGATGGAGAGCCGGGGTGTGCTCGGGGTGCCCGACGCCTATCAGCTGCCCTCCCAACCGGGCGCCGGCTATCTCAAGAGCGGGGTGGAGGCGCTGACCCGGTTCCGGGCCGCGTACGTCTCCGGGACCTACCGGCGTCGGCGCGGCGCCCTGGCCCGTGCGCAGGTGGCCGGACAGGTCACCCCCTGGAGCGTCGGCTGGATCGCGCCGCGGCAGCTGCCCGAGTCGGTGGTGCGGGCGGAGGCGGAGGAGGCCGCCGCGGAGGAGGCGAACGCTCGGAGCCTGCTCGCCACGGCCGTGGACCGGCTGCGCGACTCGGGTCCCGCGGCCCGCCAGGTGTGGCTGCCGCCGCTCGGACTGCCGCCGACCCTGGACCGGTTGCTGCCGCCGACGGCGCCGGACGCCGAGCGCGGTCTGACGGTCCCGGCCGGCGGATCCGGCGCGGCGGCGGTGGCGCGGGGCGCCCTGCGGGTCCCGATCGGCATCGTGGACCGGCCGTTCGAGCAGCGCCGGGACCCCCTCGTGGTGGATCTGTCCGGGGCGGGCGGCCATGTGGCGATCGCCGGCGGCCCCCAGAGCGGCAAGTCGACCCTGGTGCGCACGCTGATCACCGCCCTCGCCCTCACCCACACCCCTCGCGAAGTGCAGTTCTACTGCCTGGACTTCGGCGGTGGCAGCCTGACCGGGCTCGCCGGGCTGCCCCATGTCGGCGGTGTCGCGGCCCATGTCGACGGGGAGCGGATCGGCCGGACCGTCGCGGCGGTGGCCTCGCTGCTGGCCGAACGCGAACGGTTCTTCCTGGAGCACGGCATCGACTCCATGGCGACGTACCGCAAGCGGCGGGCGGCCGGGGAGTTCCCCGACGAGCCGTACGGCGACGTGTTCCTGGTCGTGGACGGCTGGGGCACCCTGCGGCAGGACTTCCTCGACCATGTGACCACCCTGTCGCAGTTCGCCCTGCGCGGCCTGAACTACGGCGTGCACCTCGTCGTCACCACCACCCGGTGGGTCGAACTCGCCGCGCAGGTCAGGGATCAGGTGGGCACCCGCCTGGAGCTGAAGATGGGCGACCCGATGGAATCGGTGATCGACATCCGGCGGGCCCGCTCGGTGCCCCGGGTCCCGGGCCGCGGTCTGACCCCCGAGACCAAGCTGCACTTCCTCGCCGCGCTGCCGCGACTGGACGGCGTACAGCACCAGGAGGACCTGGCGGAGGGCGTCGCGCAGGTCGTCGCGTCCGTCGCCGAGCACTGGGCGGGGCCCCCGGCGCCTCCCGTGCGGATGCTGCCGGTACGGCTCCCGGCCGCCGGACTGCCGCCCGCCGAGGGCGATCTGCGCGTCGCGCTCGGCATGGAGGAGGACAAGCTGGCCCCGGCCTGGCACGACTTCTCCGAGCACCCCCATCTGGTCGTCGTCGGGGACGCCGAGACCGGCAAGACCAACCTGCTGCGACTGGTGGCCAAGGGCATCACAGAGCGCTACACCCCGGCCGAGGCGCGGGTCCTGGTGGTCGACTACCGGCGGGAACTGGTCGAGGCGGTGCCGGAGGAGTACCGGCTCGGCCACGCGGTCTCCGTGGACCAGTTGCGGGAACTGGCCGACGGCGCGGCCCGCGCGCTGCGCTCCCGGATGCCGGGTCCGGACATCGCGCCGTCCCGGATGCGGCTGCGGGACTGGTGGCAGGGGCCGACCCTGTTCGTCCTGGTCGACGACTACGACCTGATCAACGCGCCGCTGGGGCGCAGCCCGTTCGAACCGCTGCTGGACTTCCTGGCGCTCGGCTACGAGGTCGGTTTCCATCTGGTGGTGACGCGTTCCGCCGCGGGCGCCGGACGCGGCCTGGGCGACCCGGTCCTGCGCCGGATGCTGGAGATCAACACCCCGGGCCTGCTGATGTCGTGCCCGCCGTCCGAGGGGTATCTGTTCGGCAGCGTCAAGCCCCGTGTCCTGGTGCCGGGCCGGGCGCTGCGCATCACCCGCCGCAAGACGTTCCAGGTGCAGACGGCTCTGCTGGACGAGGACTGA
- a CDS encoding type VII secretion system-associated protein, which produces MADLTHLDASQLTSFVDHELTAFSGDLAKIRNDTADQPPVESLFTIHSALSATPDKQLAIGPMGTAGTVHGDALRTNTVALMKNVDQVFVKQKKLFNDMERDLRDTVTTLLDTSGSSLQAVATDRFVSSMADVGQDLGGTSLA; this is translated from the coding sequence ATGGCAGACCTCACGCACCTCGACGCGAGCCAGCTGACCTCGTTCGTCGACCACGAACTGACGGCCTTCAGCGGAGACCTCGCGAAGATCCGCAACGACACGGCCGACCAGCCGCCCGTCGAGTCGCTGTTCACCATCCACTCGGCGCTCAGCGCCACCCCCGACAAACAGCTCGCCATCGGCCCCATGGGGACCGCCGGCACGGTGCACGGTGACGCCCTGCGCACCAACACGGTCGCGCTGATGAAGAACGTCGACCAGGTCTTCGTCAAGCAGAAGAAGCTGTTCAACGACATGGAGCGGGACCTCAGGGACACCGTGACGACCCTGCTCGACACCTCCGGGTCCTCGTTGCAGGCCGTGGCCACCGACCGGTTCGTCTCGTCCATGGCCGACGTCGGTCAGGACCTCGGCGGCACCAGCCTCGCCTGA
- the eccB gene encoding type VII secretion protein EccB has product MQSKRDQVEAHVFMMSRLTSGMLLTDPDAPESPMGRTGRGAAWGLLLGALGTAGCVLFGVLSPGGDDSWRSAGAVIVRKDTGTRYIYQDGVLHPIRNYASARLIGGSDLATRMVSGASLEGTPRGAAVGISGAPDDLPSASDVNAGPWLVCSGIYTADDGKRPATTTLVIGSEPPEGDGLTTGQALLVTSAGSERFLVWHGRRLPLDTEHGAQRALGYGDATARTVSAEFLNSLPLGPELAPLDVPGRGTAGPSLDGHATRVGQVFTVQVPDGPVRYYLLTAQGLRPVDATRAALVLGDPRTRQDSYQGEPPAAVALATDTLAAHLTRSGTGDTDSAQWPSGPPRLVEPAGRQDLCANVEPTDGGPATSVAVVTTLDASPAVAPEGVRAACSPVDAIAVRPGAGAVVRALAAGGGELGDTTYLVTDTGVKYRMPSGQAVADLGYGGTKPAALPSTLLEMLPTGPDLDPDAASGATAARTTQAGDCSGGPARDGAAGTPKGPADGAPTGPAAGHVPGLAAGKQE; this is encoded by the coding sequence GTGCAGTCCAAGCGCGACCAGGTCGAGGCGCACGTCTTCATGATGAGCCGCCTCACCTCCGGCATGCTGCTCACCGATCCGGACGCGCCGGAGAGCCCGATGGGCCGCACCGGCCGCGGCGCCGCCTGGGGGCTGCTGCTGGGCGCGCTGGGCACGGCGGGCTGTGTTCTGTTCGGGGTGCTGTCACCCGGCGGCGACGACTCCTGGAGGAGCGCCGGCGCCGTCATCGTCCGCAAGGACACCGGCACCCGGTACATCTACCAGGACGGTGTCCTGCACCCGATCCGCAACTACGCCTCGGCGCGGTTGATCGGCGGCTCGGACCTCGCCACCCGCATGGTCTCCGGCGCCTCCCTGGAAGGCACTCCGCGTGGAGCCGCCGTGGGCATCTCCGGCGCCCCGGACGACCTGCCCTCCGCCTCGGACGTCAACGCGGGCCCCTGGCTGGTGTGTTCCGGGATCTACACAGCCGACGACGGCAAGAGGCCGGCCACCACCACCCTCGTCATCGGCTCCGAGCCGCCCGAGGGCGACGGGCTCACCACCGGACAGGCACTCCTGGTCACCTCCGCCGGCAGTGAGCGGTTCCTGGTCTGGCACGGGCGCCGGCTGCCGCTCGACACCGAGCACGGCGCACAGCGTGCCCTCGGCTACGGTGACGCCACCGCCCGCACGGTCTCGGCCGAGTTCCTCAACAGCCTTCCCCTGGGACCCGAGCTCGCGCCCCTCGACGTGCCCGGACGGGGCACGGCGGGCCCGTCGCTCGACGGTCACGCCACCCGCGTGGGCCAGGTGTTCACCGTGCAGGTTCCGGACGGCCCGGTCCGGTACTACCTGCTGACCGCGCAGGGCCTGCGCCCCGTCGACGCCACGCGGGCGGCGCTCGTGCTGGGCGATCCCCGTACCCGGCAGGACAGTTACCAGGGTGAGCCGCCGGCCGCGGTGGCGCTGGCCACCGACACCCTCGCCGCTCATCTCACCCGCTCCGGCACCGGGGACACCGACTCCGCGCAGTGGCCCTCGGGCCCGCCCCGGCTGGTGGAGCCCGCCGGGCGGCAGGACCTCTGTGCGAACGTGGAGCCGACGGACGGCGGTCCGGCGACGAGCGTCGCCGTGGTCACCACCCTGGACGCCTCGCCCGCCGTGGCACCCGAGGGGGTGCGGGCCGCCTGTTCCCCCGTGGACGCCATCGCGGTGCGGCCGGGCGCCGGAGCCGTGGTGCGCGCCCTCGCGGCGGGGGGCGGGGAACTGGGGGACACCACGTACCTGGTGACCGACACGGGAGTGAAGTACCGCATGCCCTCGGGGCAGGCCGTCGCGGATCTCGGCTACGGCGGGACAAAACCGGCGGCCCTGCCCTCGACGCTCCTGGAGATGCTCCCGACCGGCCCCGACCTGGATCCCGACGCGGCCTCCGGTGCCACCGCCGCACGCACCACGCAGGCCGGGGACTGCTCCGGCGGCCCGGCACGCGACGGCGCCGCCGGGACGCCGAAGGGACCCGCCGACGGCGCCCCCACCGGTCCCGCCGCCGGCCACGTGCCCGGCCTCGCCGCGGGCAAGCAGGAGTGA
- a CDS encoding WXG100 family type VII secretion target gives MSADGVIHVEYNHVEQGVEDLIQQTRAIETTLDSLEAELGELKATWQGSDAQAYTDAQRDWNNAVVAMEQLLMSHATLLGEVSNNYRQTENSLAQMWSELS, from the coding sequence ATGAGTGCCGACGGTGTCATCCACGTCGAGTACAACCACGTCGAGCAGGGCGTGGAGGACCTGATCCAGCAGACCAGGGCCATCGAGACCACGCTGGACAGCCTGGAAGCCGAGCTGGGCGAGCTGAAGGCCACCTGGCAGGGCTCCGACGCCCAGGCCTACACCGACGCGCAGCGGGACTGGAACAACGCGGTCGTCGCCATGGAGCAGCTGCTGATGTCCCACGCCACCCTGCTCGGTGAGGTGTCGAACAACTACCGGCAGACCGAGAACAGCCTCGCCCAGATGTGGAGCGAGCTGTCCTGA
- the eccD gene encoding type VII secretion integral membrane protein EccD, translating to MSDNALAGLCRVNIRTSERSVDLAVPSDVPIADLLPVVIGYAGDDLEESGLEHGGWVLQRLGGTPLDLEATAQSLELRDGDTLYLRPRVETLPEAHFDDLVDGMAATLRERPHQWSQDATRWLLRTLLVCSVAVALAILVLPGAPVAVRAATAALMGLLLLAGAAAASRAMADNGTATALALMAGPCLGATGWLLPVLGAGDGAASTGSRLLSAAAASAAGTGLALILISGPARFFLASAVVAVAVWLAGLLMVLAGLPAAHAAALVAVVATLLGASVPAVSFWLAGLRMPPLPTNAGELQQGIDPEPGERLVVRTIRAEGWMTALYGAVGVICAGALTILGAEPTTPARVTTLVLALLLTLHSRGIGNAVQRVSVLLPGLWGAAVLVVSLGLRSGTADRLLLVVLLSGLAAALAVLCWALPGRRLVPHWGRAAELLHSASAITLVPLVLWVLGVYGRMRGVFG from the coding sequence GTGAGCGACAACGCGCTGGCCGGTCTCTGCCGCGTGAACATACGGACGTCCGAGCGGTCCGTCGACCTCGCCGTGCCCTCGGACGTCCCGATCGCCGATCTGCTGCCCGTCGTCATCGGCTACGCCGGCGACGACCTGGAGGAGTCCGGACTCGAACACGGCGGCTGGGTGCTCCAGCGGCTCGGCGGCACACCGCTGGACCTGGAGGCCACCGCACAGTCCCTCGAACTGCGCGACGGCGACACCCTCTACCTGCGGCCGCGCGTCGAGACGCTGCCCGAAGCGCACTTCGACGACCTGGTGGACGGCATGGCCGCCACCCTGCGCGAGCGTCCCCACCAGTGGTCCCAGGACGCGACCCGCTGGCTGCTGCGCACCCTGCTGGTCTGCTCCGTGGCCGTCGCCCTGGCGATCCTCGTGCTGCCCGGCGCCCCCGTCGCCGTACGCGCGGCCACGGCGGCGCTGATGGGCCTGCTCCTGCTCGCCGGGGCCGCCGCGGCCAGCCGTGCCATGGCCGACAACGGCACCGCCACCGCGCTCGCCCTGATGGCCGGTCCCTGCCTGGGCGCCACCGGCTGGCTGCTGCCCGTGCTGGGCGCGGGGGACGGCGCCGCCTCGACCGGCAGCAGACTGCTGTCCGCCGCCGCGGCGTCGGCAGCGGGCACGGGACTCGCCCTGATCCTGATCTCGGGGCCGGCCCGCTTCTTCCTCGCCTCGGCCGTGGTGGCGGTCGCCGTCTGGCTGGCCGGACTGCTCATGGTCCTCGCCGGACTGCCGGCCGCGCACGCCGCCGCGCTCGTCGCCGTCGTCGCCACCCTGCTCGGCGCGAGCGTCCCGGCCGTCTCGTTCTGGCTCGCGGGCCTGCGCATGCCCCCGCTGCCCACCAACGCCGGGGAACTCCAGCAGGGCATCGACCCCGAACCCGGCGAGCGCCTCGTCGTCCGCACGATCCGCGCCGAGGGCTGGATGACCGCGCTGTACGGAGCGGTGGGCGTGATCTGCGCGGGCGCCCTCACCATCTTGGGCGCGGAGCCCACCACCCCGGCCCGCGTCACCACCCTCGTCCTCGCCCTGCTGCTCACCCTGCACAGCCGGGGCATCGGCAATGCCGTCCAGCGAGTGTCGGTGCTGCTGCCCGGTCTGTGGGGCGCGGCCGTCCTGGTCGTGTCCCTCGGCCTGCGCTCCGGCACCGCGGACCGGCTGCTGCTCGTCGTGCTGCTGTCCGGCCTGGCCGCCGCGCTGGCCGTGCTGTGCTGGGCGCTGCCGGGCCGCCGCCTCGTCCCGCACTGGGGGAGAGCGGCCGAACTGCTGCACTCGGCATCGGCGATCACCCTGGTGCCGCTGGTCCTCTGGGTGCTCGGGGTCTACGGCCGGATGCGCGGCGTCTTCGGCTGA